From Anaerolineae bacterium, a single genomic window includes:
- a CDS encoding sugar ABC transporter permease, which translates to MVAESLRLSQRAKEEIAGYLFISPWVVGFIAFTAGPMAISLYLSLCRADFMTPTVFVGLDNYRNILFHDPLFTKSLANTAYYSFISVPLGIALGLAIALLLNAEYFGMRLFRTVYYLPSVVSGVAVALLWQWILNPQFGIMNALLAWLGLPQPKWLFSEQWAKPALIIMSLWGAGGSMMIFLAGLRGVPQELYEAVSLDGANAIARFRSITLPMITPTLFFTLVTGIIGSFQVFTAAFIMTAGGPNNATLMYVLNLYNQAFMKYHFGYASGLAWILLFIILALTLLVFKSSAMWVYYEAEVKAGR; encoded by the coding sequence ATGGTGGCAGAATCGCTGCGCCTCTCGCAGCGGGCGAAAGAGGAGATCGCCGGCTACCTCTTCATCTCCCCCTGGGTGGTTGGCTTCATCGCCTTCACGGCGGGGCCAATGGCCATCTCGCTCTACCTTAGCCTGTGCCGGGCCGATTTCATGACCCCCACCGTCTTCGTCGGCCTGGACAACTATCGGAACATACTCTTCCACGATCCCCTGTTCACCAAGAGCCTGGCCAACACCGCTTACTACTCCTTCATCAGCGTGCCCCTGGGCATCGCCTTGGGCCTGGCCATCGCCCTCCTGCTAAATGCGGAATACTTTGGCATGCGGCTCTTCCGCACCGTTTATTACCTTCCCTCGGTGGTCTCCGGAGTGGCTGTGGCCCTGCTCTGGCAGTGGATCCTTAACCCCCAGTTCGGCATCATGAACGCCTTGCTGGCTTGGCTGGGACTGCCGCAGCCGAAGTGGCTCTTTAGCGAGCAGTGGGCCAAACCGGCGCTCATCATCATGTCTCTCTGGGGAGCAGGCGGCAGCATGATGATCTTCCTGGCCGGGCTGCGAGGTGTACCTCAGGAGCTATATGAGGCCGTTTCTCTCGACGGAGCGAACGCGATCGCGCGCTTCCGCAGTATCACCTTGCCCATGATCACCCCGACCCTCTTCTTCACCCTGGTCACTGGCATCATTGGCTCCTTCCAGGTGTTTACGGCCGCCTTCATCATGACCGCGGGCGGCCCCAACAACGCCACCCTCATGTACGTGCTGAATCTGTACAACCAGGCCTTCATGAAGTACCACTTCGGATATGCCTCTGGCCTGGCCTGGATACTCCTGTTCATCATCCTGGCGCTCACGCTGTTGGTGTTCAAGTCCTCGGCCATGTGGGTCTACTACGAGGCCGAAGTGAAGGCAGGCAGGTAG
- a CDS encoding sugar ABC transporter substrate-binding protein yields the protein MPTVSRRGFLKTFAAMTGTSILASGLASCAGAPAPVATEAVATTAPAAAPQEVVALRWVDEGGWGDPADEQKYNDEICAMFHEQNPDITVTYEPGIGDWFEKLTAQMASGEAPDVFAGFGSYFKIWAEKGQVLDLNPAVDRHNLREDLEDFFPNPLKGCDYRGQLIALPKYLNVVIIYYNKDMFDELGVAHPTAEWTWEDLRVLAHALTDRDKPRFGITGGFGLTRLDICSIWSHCGDVVDPDDDTVVLLDKPETIEGLQVIHDLIWKDGSYGLTEMMAGLGGRAAFTAQMAGMLTEGSGIVTLVRDESGFDWDMINTPVGPCGVGTRTSMDGYHVYGKTKYPDEAFRFLAYLVSPEICLKHLEIGMTPPRRSLTTAWEELMPEKNLECVSEVMETCRPDVRSMVRNAQEFSEIWNPLYDQCMLLNAITVEELVTQASAQLRQVYAQTT from the coding sequence ATGCCTACCGTGTCTCGGCGTGGTTTCCTCAAGACCTTCGCGGCTATGACGGGCACCAGCATTCTGGCAAGTGGCTTGGCTTCCTGCGCCGGAGCACCGGCGCCGGTGGCTACCGAAGCCGTCGCCACTACGGCTCCGGCAGCAGCGCCCCAGGAAGTAGTGGCGCTGCGCTGGGTGGATGAGGGAGGCTGGGGAGACCCGGCCGACGAACAGAAGTACAACGACGAGATCTGCGCCATGTTCCACGAGCAGAACCCGGACATCACTGTCACCTATGAGCCCGGCATAGGCGACTGGTTCGAGAAGCTCACGGCCCAGATGGCTAGCGGCGAGGCTCCCGATGTCTTCGCCGGGTTCGGCTCCTATTTCAAGATCTGGGCTGAGAAAGGCCAGGTGCTGGACCTCAATCCGGCGGTGGACCGGCACAACCTGAGAGAGGACCTCGAAGACTTCTTCCCCAACCCCCTCAAAGGTTGTGACTACAGAGGGCAGTTGATTGCCCTCCCCAAATACCTCAACGTTGTCATCATCTACTACAACAAGGACATGTTCGATGAGCTGGGGGTAGCACACCCCACCGCGGAGTGGACGTGGGAAGACCTGAGGGTCTTGGCCCATGCCCTAACAGATAGGGACAAGCCCCGCTTCGGCATCACCGGCGGCTTCGGACTGACCCGTCTCGACATCTGCTCCATCTGGAGCCACTGCGGCGATGTGGTAGACCCCGATGATGACACCGTCGTGCTTCTGGACAAGCCAGAAACCATCGAGGGCCTCCAGGTCATTCACGATCTGATCTGGAAGGATGGCTCCTATGGCCTGACCGAGATGATGGCCGGGTTGGGCGGGCGCGCGGCATTCACGGCCCAGATGGCAGGCATGCTAACCGAGGGGTCAGGCATTGTCACCCTAGTGCGAGACGAGTCGGGCTTCGACTGGGACATGATCAACACCCCCGTGGGCCCGTGCGGCGTCGGCACCCGCACTTCCATGGACGGCTACCACGTCTATGGCAAGACCAAGTACCCGGACGAGGCTTTCCGGTTCCTGGCCTACCTGGTTTCGCCCGAGATCTGCCTCAAGCACCTCGAGATCGGCATGACCCCACCGAGGAGGTCTCTCACTACGGCCTGGGAAGAGCTTATGCCGGAGAAGAACCTAGAGTGCGTCTCCGAGGTGATGGAGACGTGCCGCCCGGATGTGCGATCAATGGTTCGCAACGCTCAGGAGTTCAGCGAGATCTGGAATCCTCTCTACGACCAGTGCATGCTCCTCAATGCCATCACCGTTGAGGAGCTGGTTACCCAGGCATCCGCGCAGCTCCGCCAGGTGTATGCCCAGACGACCTGA
- a CDS encoding hybrid sensor histidine kinase/response regulator, producing MFVETGSGGAAAGLDRATREEVRQSTFKAFLTASTLFAVWGWWHYYNGPASVPELRWMTLGTGLALLSVCVLAVEGSRWSRPAYLITVGAAITLCQWMQIFPHAGYLWALAALVAGALVHPVAGVAAGALGAAVTMSLGAGGLPEASVSVFGGVLVWLALRPLYDLLRRYSAQSLEAVTLAERLRDERAKLNRTIRDLDASYRLMERTSRELALACREADALRDLRHQFATNLSHELRTPLNIILGFSRLVYSHPEMYGYDGWGRELMRDLAEIQRSAGYLSQLVDDIVDLARADALSMPVRREPCDIAALAREAVELVRNLARGRGIAVELRLGEAGEPIAADPVRIRQVLFNLLTNAVRHTESGTVTVMVREEGDEVVVTVRDTGRGIPAAELETIFSEFYQLGQPVHGEEPGKGLGLAIAKRFVQLHGGRIWVESEVGVGSSFHFSLPRISKSFSSPLPAAAPAYGAKLQPQVLLLGDDGPAGHYLSRRLEGFQFVPVPDLSAGAADGDLARASAVLINRPLSGGDDDGTERLLNLLPPHLPVIECCLPTPAWLRDRGLFAEVLTKPVGSDALLAVVHRFVGDKEKARILVADDDRGFTRLISRMLNADGPSGLELLTAYSGDEALGKARSQRPDLILMDLLMPGMPGFEAAEAIRADPELSQVPVVAVTAATPGEDRVEASGASLTVLKRGGFSPGELTGLLQHTLEELTRRAPDHPGSR from the coding sequence ATGTTCGTGGAGACGGGGTCTGGCGGAGCCGCAGCCGGTCTGGATCGGGCCACGCGGGAGGAGGTCCGTCAGTCCACATTCAAGGCCTTCCTGACGGCCAGCACCCTCTTCGCGGTCTGGGGCTGGTGGCACTACTACAACGGCCCGGCTTCGGTTCCGGAGCTGCGCTGGATGACCCTGGGGACCGGCCTGGCCCTGCTGTCGGTATGTGTGCTGGCGGTGGAGGGAAGCCGATGGAGCCGGCCGGCCTACCTTATCACGGTCGGTGCCGCCATCACGCTCTGCCAGTGGATGCAGATCTTCCCGCATGCCGGTTATCTCTGGGCGCTGGCCGCACTCGTCGCGGGGGCACTGGTGCACCCGGTGGCCGGCGTTGCGGCAGGGGCCCTGGGAGCGGCGGTCACGATGTCGCTCGGCGCCGGGGGGCTGCCGGAGGCCAGCGTGTCCGTCTTCGGCGGGGTGCTGGTGTGGCTGGCCCTGCGGCCGCTCTACGATCTGCTCCGGCGCTACTCGGCCCAGAGCCTGGAGGCGGTCACCCTGGCGGAACGGCTGCGCGACGAGCGGGCCAAGCTCAACCGAACCATTCGAGACCTGGACGCCTCCTACCGACTGATGGAGAGGACCAGCCGGGAGCTGGCTCTGGCGTGCAGGGAAGCGGACGCCTTACGAGACCTGAGGCACCAGTTCGCCACCAACCTCAGCCACGAACTGCGCACGCCCCTAAACATCATCCTGGGTTTCAGCCGCCTGGTCTACTCCCATCCGGAGATGTACGGCTACGACGGTTGGGGCCGGGAGCTGATGCGTGACTTGGCGGAGATCCAGCGAAGCGCCGGCTACCTGTCCCAACTGGTGGATGACATTGTGGACCTGGCTCGGGCCGATGCCCTGTCCATGCCGGTGAGGCGGGAGCCGTGCGACATCGCCGCTCTGGCCCGGGAGGCGGTGGAGTTGGTGCGCAATCTGGCCCGGGGCCGGGGCATCGCGGTGGAGCTGCGCCTCGGTGAGGCTGGTGAGCCTATCGCTGCCGATCCGGTGCGGATCAGGCAGGTGCTCTTCAATCTGCTGACCAATGCCGTCCGCCACACCGAATCCGGTACAGTGACCGTGATGGTGCGTGAGGAAGGGGACGAGGTGGTGGTTACGGTGCGGGACACCGGCCGTGGCATCCCGGCGGCTGAGTTGGAGACGATCTTCAGCGAGTTCTACCAGCTGGGGCAGCCAGTCCACGGAGAAGAGCCGGGCAAAGGGCTGGGGCTGGCCATTGCTAAACGCTTCGTGCAACTCCATGGCGGTCGAATCTGGGTGGAGAGCGAAGTGGGTGTGGGCAGCTCCTTCCACTTCTCGTTGCCCCGGATCTCCAAGTCTTTCTCATCGCCGCTCCCGGCGGCGGCACCCGCGTACGGCGCTAAGCTCCAGCCACAGGTGCTTCTCCTGGGCGACGACGGGCCAGCGGGTCACTACCTCTCCCGGCGGCTGGAAGGGTTCCAGTTCGTGCCCGTGCCTGACCTGTCAGCAGGGGCGGCGGATGGTGACCTCGCCCGAGCGTCGGCCGTGCTCATCAACCGACCTTTGTCTGGCGGAGACGACGACGGGACTGAACGGCTACTGAACTTGCTGCCGCCCCACCTCCCGGTGATCGAATGCTGCCTTCCCACGCCGGCCTGGTTGCGGGATAGGGGGCTGTTTGCCGAAGTGCTGACTAAGCCCGTGGGTTCCGACGCCCTTCTGGCAGTGGTGCATCGATTCGTGGGAGACAAGGAGAAGGCCCGGATCTTGGTGGCCGATGACGACCGCGGCTTCACCCGGCTCATCTCCCGCATGCTGAACGCCGATGGTCCCTCGGGGCTGGAGCTGCTGACGGCCTACTCAGGAGACGAGGCACTGGGCAAAGCTCGCAGCCAGCGCCCTGACCTGATCCTCATGGATCTGCTGATGCCAGGAATGCCCGGGTTCGAGGCGGCCGAGGCCATACGCGCCGACCCTGAGCTCAGTCAGGTGCCGGTAGTGGCGGTGACGGCGGCCACGCCGGGTGAGGACCGAGTGGAGGCTAGCGGCGCCAGTCTGACGGTCCTCAAGCGCGGTGGCTTCTCCCCGGGCGAGCTGACCGGTCTGCTACAGCATACTCTGGAGGAGCTCACTCGCCGGGCTCCCGACCATCCAGGCAGTCGGTAA
- a CDS encoding response regulator: protein MIKPSRTGPSGPVSRDEVREALASLYDNAALGMSSLASRFSEVAQVAEPEQRGMRLRSLLLNAVEVLRPLRRYPFGSLESRAYDVLSLRYIEDMTARQVGSELSLSERQVHRDLWMAESRLASLLSTRLASAKTEGEGHRPADVFQDELEAFRSQPVVVDLNRAAASAVELVRPLANRTGTPIVWAAQPEEPVTVLADEAVLRQILAQVLSLAVQASGAEPVRLVVATGDGFPSVVVSFVPSTAPVAADQLSDVSLIARAQGAAVALERDPHTGEIRVSLALRSGTPRTVLVVEDNPGAVELYRRYLVPARWQVHAVPDPRLALDMAARVRPDVILLDIMLPHLDGWSVLRALSSDPVTAAIPVVVCSIVQDPPLSQALGARAHLVKPVSRGALVAALTDCLDGREPGE, encoded by the coding sequence ATGATCAAGCCCAGCAGAACCGGCCCTTCGGGTCCAGTGTCGCGGGACGAAGTGCGCGAGGCCCTGGCGTCCCTCTATGACAACGCCGCCCTGGGGATGTCCTCTCTGGCCAGTCGCTTCAGCGAAGTGGCGCAAGTCGCAGAGCCGGAACAGCGGGGAATGCGTCTGCGTTCGCTTCTCCTGAACGCGGTGGAGGTTCTGCGTCCGCTGCGCCGTTACCCCTTCGGTTCCCTCGAGTCCCGGGCCTACGATGTGCTCTCCCTGCGGTACATAGAGGACATGACTGCCCGGCAGGTGGGCAGCGAGCTGTCGCTGAGCGAACGTCAGGTACACCGCGACCTGTGGATGGCCGAATCTAGGCTGGCATCGCTCCTCAGCACCCGGCTGGCGTCCGCCAAGACGGAGGGGGAGGGTCATCGCCCTGCGGACGTGTTCCAGGACGAACTGGAAGCCTTTCGCAGCCAGCCGGTGGTCGTTGACCTCAACCGGGCAGCAGCCTCCGCCGTGGAGCTGGTACGGCCTCTGGCCAACAGAACCGGGACCCCGATAGTCTGGGCGGCACAGCCCGAAGAGCCGGTGACCGTCCTGGCCGACGAGGCCGTCCTGAGGCAGATACTGGCCCAGGTCCTGAGCCTGGCCGTTCAGGCATCCGGCGCCGAGCCGGTGCGCCTGGTGGTGGCGACGGGTGACGGCTTCCCCAGTGTGGTGGTCTCCTTCGTACCGTCCACCGCCCCCGTCGCGGCCGACCAGCTCAGTGACGTGTCGCTCATCGCCCGGGCCCAGGGTGCGGCAGTGGCCCTGGAGAGGGACCCCCATACCGGCGAGATCCGGGTGTCGCTTGCTCTTCGCTCCGGTACTCCACGAACCGTTTTGGTAGTGGAGGATAACCCCGGCGCTGTGGAGCTGTACCGCCGTTATCTGGTGCCAGCTCGGTGGCAGGTCCATGCGGTGCCTGACCCCCGGTTGGCCCTCGACATGGCTGCCCGCGTCCGCCCCGACGTGATACTCCTCGACATCATGCTGCCGCACCTGGATGGGTGGAGCGTGTTGAGGGCGCTATCGAGCGATCCAGTCACAGCCGCCATTCCGGTGGTGGTGTGCTCCATCGTCCAGGACCCGCCACTGAGCCAGGCTCTGGGAGCTCGAGCCCATCTGGTGAAGCCCGTCTCCCGAGGGGCTCTCGTGGCCGCCCTTACCGACTGCCTGGATGGTCGGGAGCCCGGCGAGTGA
- a CDS encoding sulfatase-like hydrolase/transferase, protein MPRPNILFLMTDQQQASTIDPGSQCLTPALDRLASQGVRFSRAYTVNAICSPTRASLLTGVYPSTHGMVDTTHVVEPYRAELDTSLEMWSQRLHAHGYRLGYFGKWHVERSNQLERFGFEEYAVSPGGGLHEAFEEHRRGMGLGPRPASLSPHYEVEQPGYQPYRLFGVHDEPVESTLEHYIYSRGIDYMRRAAASGQPWVSFISTSAPGESCVIPRPYWERYDPGRIRKPASFHDNLADRPNIYRRMKQTWARMEWDDFARTIAAYYGFCSLVDDQISRALQALEETGQADNTIVIYTNDHGTMMGAHGLMCLGVFPFEEGYRIPMIIRWPGVTSPGTTCDDLVSIMDLAPTILEMTDSGTLEPCHARSLVPLLHGETPDDWRDDHFAEFHGQRFFWTQRIVWWDRYKYVFNGFDYDELYDLEADPHEMTNLALDHRYAPLCRQMAERMWRHIWEIGDYNMHGSHYGMFRFAPVGPDVARPGPRGDGRQ, encoded by the coding sequence TTGCCTAGACCGAACATCCTCTTCCTGATGACCGACCAGCAGCAGGCCAGCACCATAGACCCCGGCTCCCAGTGCCTCACCCCTGCCCTGGACCGCCTCGCCTCCCAGGGAGTGCGCTTCTCCCGCGCCTACACGGTCAACGCCATCTGCTCTCCCACCCGGGCCAGCCTCCTCACCGGCGTCTACCCCAGCACCCACGGCATGGTGGACACCACCCATGTGGTGGAGCCCTATCGGGCCGAGCTGGATACCAGCCTCGAGATGTGGAGCCAGCGGCTGCACGCCCACGGCTACCGGCTGGGCTACTTCGGCAAATGGCACGTAGAGCGGAGCAACCAGCTGGAGCGATTCGGCTTCGAGGAGTACGCCGTCAGCCCCGGCGGCGGGCTGCACGAGGCGTTCGAGGAGCATCGCCGTGGGATGGGCTTGGGACCGCGGCCGGCGAGCCTCTCGCCCCACTACGAGGTGGAGCAGCCGGGCTACCAGCCCTACCGCCTCTTCGGCGTGCATGACGAGCCGGTCGAGTCCACCCTGGAGCACTACATCTACTCCCGCGGCATAGACTACATGCGCCGGGCCGCTGCCTCGGGCCAGCCCTGGGTCAGCTTCATCAGCACTTCGGCCCCCGGTGAGTCCTGCGTCATCCCTCGCCCGTACTGGGAACGGTACGACCCTGGCCGCATCCGCAAGCCCGCCTCCTTCCACGACAACCTGGCCGACCGGCCCAACATCTACCGCCGCATGAAGCAGACCTGGGCGCGCATGGAGTGGGACGACTTTGCCCGCACCATCGCCGCTTACTACGGCTTCTGCTCTCTGGTGGACGACCAGATCTCCCGCGCCCTCCAGGCGCTGGAGGAGACGGGGCAAGCGGACAACACCATCGTCATCTACACTAACGATCACGGCACCATGATGGGGGCCCACGGGCTCATGTGCCTGGGCGTCTTCCCCTTCGAGGAGGGCTACCGCATCCCCATGATCATCCGCTGGCCTGGCGTCACCTCGCCGGGCACCACCTGCGATGACCTGGTCAGCATCATGGATCTGGCCCCCACCATCCTGGAGATGACCGACAGCGGCACCCTGGAGCCTTGCCACGCCCGCTCGCTGGTCCCCCTGCTCCACGGTGAGACCCCAGACGACTGGCGCGATGACCATTTCGCCGAGTTCCACGGCCAGCGCTTCTTCTGGACCCAGCGCATCGTCTGGTGGGACCGCTACAAGTACGTCTTCAACGGCTTCGACTACGACGAGTTGTACGACCTGGAGGCCGACCCCCACGAGATGACCAACCTGGCCCTCGATCACCGCTATGCCCCGCTGTGCCGCCAGATGGCCGAACGCATGTGGCGCCACATCTGGGAGATCGGCGACTACAACATGCACGGCTCTCACTACGGCATGTTCCGCTTTGCCCCCGTCGGTCCGGACGTCGCGCGCCCCGGTCCCCGAGGTGACGGGCGCCAGTGA
- a CDS encoding sugar ABC transporter substrate-binding protein gives MSGRLITRRELFRAGVALAGAGALAACGASPTPEVIERIVEKEVTKIVEGTPQIVKETVVVKETVVVEKERAPEGPIILVYASQYSGPPHNAADDQLIAQFEEENPDIGVKKTTWPGQNFHDKLRLLATAGDLPDVFNLETKQMVDMASRGMCLDVTELFNTESGLTKEDYWETEWEKHFFQGKMYLLSLDTQDVIMYYNKDLFDAKGIPYPPKTWDDPDWTYDKLVEIGMELAEGEGVERVWGYDTSRWWVYAYPIVWSFGGLITNEDRTESRLTMPETIQAFQYRADLINKWRITPTPAEATEGAVTQFTSGRLAMRSVWNPWMWYINDVPELHFDIAAMPRGAAGAFTRTPQDGCSIGSTTRYPLESFKWAMYLAGPTGQELYDNRLGLGTPTLKAVAELDSFIHPPVQGLEHIDQTLVLDIFRGGHTKHQDVTVKFPEMDKMITAEMDALLDGEVTAEEFCHTLDPQITELLQSIPEDQRGWVGD, from the coding sequence GTGTCTGGAAGACTCATCACTCGTCGCGAGCTGTTCAGAGCCGGCGTCGCGCTGGCGGGCGCCGGGGCACTAGCGGCGTGCGGGGCCTCGCCCACGCCGGAAGTGATCGAGAGGATAGTGGAGAAGGAAGTCACCAAGATCGTCGAAGGCACGCCTCAGATCGTCAAAGAGACCGTCGTGGTCAAGGAGACGGTCGTCGTCGAGAAGGAGAGAGCGCCCGAAGGCCCGATCATCCTGGTGTATGCCTCTCAGTACTCGGGCCCGCCTCACAACGCCGCCGATGACCAGCTGATCGCCCAGTTCGAGGAGGAGAACCCGGACATCGGAGTCAAGAAGACGACCTGGCCCGGTCAGAACTTCCACGACAAGCTGCGGCTCCTGGCCACCGCCGGCGACCTGCCGGACGTCTTCAACCTCGAGACCAAGCAGATGGTCGATATGGCCTCGCGCGGCATGTGCCTGGACGTCACCGAGCTGTTCAACACCGAGTCCGGCCTCACCAAGGAGGACTACTGGGAGACGGAGTGGGAGAAGCACTTCTTCCAGGGGAAGATGTACCTGCTCTCCCTGGACACTCAGGACGTCATCATGTACTACAACAAGGACCTCTTCGACGCCAAGGGCATTCCCTACCCGCCTAAGACCTGGGATGACCCAGACTGGACCTACGACAAACTGGTCGAGATTGGGATGGAGCTCGCCGAGGGCGAAGGGGTCGAGAGGGTCTGGGGTTATGACACCTCGCGCTGGTGGGTCTATGCCTATCCCATCGTGTGGTCCTTCGGCGGCCTCATCACCAACGAGGACCGCACCGAGTCCCGGTTGACCATGCCCGAGACCATCCAAGCCTTCCAGTATCGCGCCGATCTTATCAACAAGTGGAGGATCACTCCCACCCCGGCGGAAGCCACCGAAGGGGCCGTCACCCAGTTCACCAGCGGCCGCCTGGCCATGCGGTCCGTCTGGAACCCCTGGATGTGGTACATCAACGATGTGCCCGAGTTGCACTTCGACATCGCCGCCATGCCTCGCGGCGCCGCCGGCGCCTTCACCCGCACCCCTCAGGACGGCTGCTCCATCGGCTCGACCACCAGGTACCCCTTGGAGTCGTTCAAGTGGGCCATGTACCTGGCCGGCCCCACGGGGCAGGAGTTGTACGACAACCGCCTCGGGCTGGGCACACCCACTCTGAAGGCGGTCGCCGAGCTGGACAGCTTCATCCATCCGCCCGTCCAGGGTCTGGAGCACATAGACCAGACGCTGGTCCTGGACATCTTCCGTGGCGGCCACACCAAGCACCAAGACGTCACGGTGAAGTTCCCGGAGATGGACAAGATGATCACCGCCGAGATGGACGCTCTGCTCGACGGCGAGGTGACGGCGGAGGAGTTCTGCCACACGCTCGATCCTCAGATCACCGAGCTCCTGCAGTCCATCCCCGAGGATCAGCGCGGCTGGGTGGGCGACTAG
- a CDS encoding carbohydrate ABC transporter permease, producing the protein MLIPFIWLLSTSLKVRGTEFTFPPVWIPNPPVWRNYYTAIFESGLPFTRFLLNTAIITGANMVGVLFAASLAGFGFARMRFPGRDKLFILVLSTMMLPEIVTQIPSYLLFRLLGWIDTFLPLIVPTYLGGGAFNIFLFRQFFMGIPYELDEAARIDGAGILQTYLRVILPLSKPVLTAVAIFTFLGNWNSFMGPLIYLNSLEKMTLAVGLRAFQGLRGTEWNLMMAAATIMLIPVLVLFFAAQRYFIQGIVTTGFGGR; encoded by the coding sequence ATGCTCATCCCCTTCATCTGGCTGCTCAGCACCTCGCTCAAAGTGCGAGGGACCGAGTTCACCTTCCCGCCCGTCTGGATCCCCAACCCGCCCGTCTGGCGCAACTACTACACCGCCATCTTCGAGTCCGGCCTTCCCTTCACCCGGTTCCTCCTCAATACGGCCATCATCACTGGAGCCAACATGGTGGGCGTGCTCTTCGCCGCCTCCCTGGCCGGGTTCGGCTTCGCCCGCATGCGCTTCCCTGGGCGCGACAAGCTCTTCATCCTGGTCCTCTCGACCATGATGTTGCCCGAGATCGTCACCCAGATCCCTTCGTACCTGCTTTTCCGTCTGCTCGGGTGGATAGACACCTTCCTCCCTCTCATCGTGCCCACCTACCTCGGAGGGGGCGCCTTCAACATCTTCCTGTTTCGCCAATTCTTCATGGGCATCCCTTACGAACTGGACGAGGCGGCCCGCATTGACGGGGCCGGCATCCTCCAGACCTATCTTCGGGTCATCCTGCCCCTGTCCAAGCCCGTCCTCACGGCGGTGGCCATCTTCACCTTCCTGGGCAACTGGAACTCCTTCATGGGTCCCCTCATCTACCTGAACTCGCTGGAGAAGATGACCCTTGCCGTCGGGCTGCGGGCGTTCCAGGGCTTGAGAGGCACTGAGTGGAACCTGATGATGGCGGCGGCCACCATCATGCTCATTCCCGTTCTGGTCCTGTTCTTCGCTGCCCAGCGCTATTTCATCCAGGGCATAGTTACCACCGGCTTCGGAGGTCGCTAG
- a CDS encoding sugar ABC transporter permease, which yields MVAVRAVWASSSRTSAFRKEALQGFLCIVPWLLGFLIFTAGPMVASLWLSTTDYEILRPIHFIGSGNFTRALRDPLFSKSLWNTAFYTGLYVPLHILTALLAAILLNTNVHGKGIYRVIFYVPSIMPAVANVFLWMWIFNPEYGLANALLNVFGLPPQKWLYSADLAKPSFVIMALWGLGSAMLIFLAGLQGIDPVLYEASSIDGASAWTKFWRITLPMLTPTLFFNLTMGIIGSFQVFTTAFIATGGGPNNATLFYVLYIYRQGWEFTRMGYAAALAWVLFAIILLVTLIQFRMAGRWVYYEVERKG from the coding sequence ATGGTTGCGGTCCGAGCGGTGTGGGCGTCTTCATCGCGGACGTCCGCCTTTCGCAAGGAAGCACTCCAGGGGTTCCTTTGCATCGTGCCATGGCTGCTGGGCTTTCTCATCTTCACTGCTGGCCCCATGGTGGCTTCGCTCTGGCTCAGCACCACCGACTACGAGATTCTGAGACCCATCCACTTCATCGGGTCAGGCAACTTCACCAGGGCGCTGAGAGACCCTCTCTTCAGCAAGAGCCTCTGGAACACCGCTTTCTACACTGGGCTCTATGTCCCCCTCCACATCCTCACCGCCCTCTTGGCGGCCATACTCCTCAACACCAACGTGCACGGGAAGGGCATCTACCGGGTTATCTTCTACGTCCCTTCCATTATGCCCGCCGTGGCCAACGTGTTCCTGTGGATGTGGATCTTCAACCCGGAGTACGGGCTGGCCAACGCCCTGCTCAACGTCTTCGGGCTGCCGCCCCAGAAGTGGCTTTACTCCGCCGACCTGGCCAAGCCGAGCTTCGTCATCATGGCTCTGTGGGGCTTGGGAAGCGCCATGCTCATCTTCCTGGCTGGGCTTCAGGGCATAGATCCGGTCCTCTATGAGGCCTCTTCGATAGACGGGGCCAGTGCCTGGACGAAGTTCTGGCGCATCACCCTCCCCATGCTCACTCCTACCCTCTTCTTCAACCTCACTATGGGCATCATCGGCTCGTTCCAGGTGTTCACCACCGCTTTCATCGCCACCGGGGGCGGCCCAAACAACGCCACCCTGTTCTACGTCCTCTATATCTACCGCCAGGGGTGGGAGTTCACCCGTATGGGCTACGCCGCCGCCTTGGCCTGGGTGCTCTTCGCCATCATTCTGCTGGTCACCCTGATCCAGTTCCGCATGGCTGGCAGATGGGTCTACTACGAAGTAGAGCGGAAGGGGTAG